tctggaattttttttttattcttcaattatagaaaatttgttttatttttcaaattatggATTATGAAAACTCTTAAAAAGTTCAGTATAAATTTCGTGCAAAATCTATCGTTTGAATTTCTAATTGTCAATTTTGGATTCGGAATCGAAAAATTCGATAAGAACCGAATATACAATGTTTACGTAACTTTTCTTTATGGAAAACATGTTTTTACAATGAAAcgttttaatatgttttacagCGTCCACAGATAGAAGCGTTATGCGCTTACAGAGATGTTAGTGGAATCTTTACGACGCAATTACCTGAAAATACGGACGACGAACAAGCTGAAGAGGAGCACAATATCGAAGAACCATCTATACTCGGCAATATCGATAACGAAGATGATTTATTGTACGGCGATGCTCCAGCATTCCAAATGCCTGTGCCATCGCATTCGAAAACGTCGGATGTAACTATTAAGAAAGCGCCTTGGTAAAATTTCACAACTTTTATTCAAGCGTTATCAACgtattcttcaaatatttagtCAAACTTTATCAgcatattttgcataatattctCCGTGGCCACATTATCCGTAAAAAGAATTTCACGTGTACAGAGTATTTCTAAACATATCTATGTAAAATGGATTTTTCTAACAGGTGGCAGAGACATTTGCAAGAAATTAAATCGACATACTGGCTACTCGTGTACAGGGATAGCGGGACATTAGAAATTTACTCGTTGCCTGATTTACGATTGTCTTATCTTATTCGTAATTTCGGTTTTGGCCAATACGTGCTGCATGACAGCATGGAATCTACAACTCTGCAATCCGCACCAGTCAATGAGATCCCCAACCCTGAACTGCAGGTGATTTATTTGCagatgtattttctttttagaaattttaacattaatatccACAAAGTGTCAGTAGCACATATGTATTGTTATTTCGAAAATAGTATTTTCCATTTGTAGgattttcgcaaaataataCAGTGCGTCCGTAGATTTATGAGATCGCTGAATTCGATTCTCTCGTTTAACATACTTATATTATGTCTGCAGGTTCGTGAGATTCTGATGGTCGCTTTAGGACACCATGGAAGCCGGCCGATGCTTTTGGTACGTCTCGATTCAGAGTTGCAAATTTATCAAGCTTACAGGTATCCAAAGGGTCATCTAAAactaagatttaaaaaattggatcATGGAATAATCCCCGGACATTTAAGGTATTGTCGAATAGTATTGTCCGATATATTTCACTTCtaacgaaataattatcactttatgtaatcttttaatacaattattactgaatttactattatattatgattatttatacCAAAATGAGACTTGTAACGTTTTTCAGTCTCtactttatgtaaataatgttatacaatttttaattaaatttttttgtagtcCAAAACCTAAGGAAGAAGATGTATCGACAAACACCAGCAGTACACACATCTGTGTAATGCGTTACTTTAGCAACATTGCTGGATACAATGGAGTATTTATCTGCAGCGATTATCCGCATTGGATATTTTTGACTGGACGCGGTGAATTACGCATACATCCAATGGGCATCGATGGCTCCGTTACATCTTTTGCAgctttcaataatattaattgtccACAAGgtttcttgtattttaatagaaagGTGGAGTGtaacatcattttttatatatacaagatgaGGCATGTAAAGGATGACAAGTTgacatatttctaataatattttaggaaGAAAAGTGTGGAGAAAAAGAAGTAGAAATTGTGAGTTTATGAAAGATGCTAAATTAATCtgtcatgctttataaatgtCCCATCATATAATTGTCTTTGAAGTTTTGTAactctaaattttatttatctctctctctctctctctctctatttttttttttttcttaatatcaGGAAGAATTAAGGATATGCGTTTTACCAACTCACCTATCATACGATGCTCCTTGGCCAGTTAGAAAAGTCCCCTTGAGATGTACTCCGCATTTTGTCACATACCACCTCGAAAGCAAGACTTACTGTGTCATAACGAGCATAGCCGAACCTTTGAAGAGTTATTACAGATTTAACGGCGAAGATAAGGTATCAATACACCAAATCtcattttatgttttaatttttcggaCTACTTATCAATGTCAATGTCTGTATCAATCAACTTACTctcttttttaacttttaaaaagataaattacaGATACGAATGCTTTaactcttttttaattttaagatacattaaatttcaatctgtagttgaaatttttaaatttcgacaATTAGAAATTCGGAAAATAGATATGTGAAACTTTTTCGGAGAGTATTAAAACtcttaacttttaaaataaatatctaaattatgtatgattaaaaaatgaacagaaaatataaagcaaaatatatattaaaataaaagatagttattaacatttaatatgcaaattttagaacacgataaattttactcatattttataaaaataatattctctcttgaattttaaaactttagtCAGATTTGGATTTAAACGCTATAATAACTCTTAGACATCATGTTAGATAAGAATAgaataattgtacaaatttaaatctgctgtatatttattatatctaccATGTTGAATTCGCAAATTTTGCCTTAGAGATATGAATTCAGCAACTCCAGAATCTAtggatatttttgaaatgacGCACTGCGTTATTAAGACTTAAGGGATTAAAATggataaaactttataataacgaatatgtttttattaattaggaATTTACGGAAGAAGAACGTCCAGAAAGATTTCTTTATCCGTCTCAAGAACAATTttctattgtattattttctccGGTCTCATGGGAAACTATTCCAAATACAAAAATCGAGCTGGATCAATGGGAACACGTAACAtgtttgaaaaacgtgtctcTCGCTTACGAAGGAACACGATCCGGCTTAAAGGGTTACATAGTATTAGGCACAAACTATAATTACGGCGAAGATATCACAAGCAGAGGACGAGTGAGTTCTATAtgtcgagaaaatttttaactcgACTTTTATATTGATTGTCTTATTGCCATCTCTTTGAATTTTTAGATACTTATATTCGACATAATCGAAGTGGTACCTGAACCTGGCCAGccattaacaaaaaatagatttaaacagATTTATGCGAAAGAACAAAAGGGACCCATAACTGCTATAACACAAGTATCAGGATTCTTAGTTTCAGCTGTTGGTCAAAAAGTATTGCCTTTTGATTCACTTGAATAGATATCAGGGCATAGACATGTTGTATCGTAGATTTCATGATTACGTCCGCACATCGattgtttaattgtaaaattgcaaaatttaattatacagtGCGTACAAgctgtcaaaatttttgaagaggTGTCAGATAAACGACGTCTAAGATGAAATACTATtccataaatttatacatcgTCTACATGGATGACATGTTAGACGTGGTTCACATTGTCTAGACGTAAACTGTTGTAATTTACGCGTCAACATCTAATCCTGATAACCATCATGCGTGCccgttatatatttataattgtattaaaaagtaatatttctttattgcagATTTATATTTGGCAATTGAAAGATAATGATCTTGTTGGAGTTGCTTTTATTGATACTCAAATCTACATTCATCAAATGCTAAGTATCAAAAGTCTTATTTTGATAGCTGACGTTTACAAATCAATCAGTTTGCTAAGATTTCAAGAAGAATATAGAACACTCTCTCTTGTTAGCAGAGTGAGTGtgtgatttaatattaaataatataatttaatcaaataaatttgaataaatgtcGATTGTGcctaatttgttttattgcaGGATTTTAGACCTGCGGAAGTGTACacaatagaatatttaattgacaATACAAATTTAGGGTTTGTTGTGGCTGACGGAGAGAGCAATTTAGCTTTATTTATGTATCAACCAGAGTCCAGAGAAAGCTTGGGCGGtcagaaattaattagaaaggCTGATTTTCACCTGGGACAAAAGGTGAACACTTTTTTTCGCATTAGGTGTAGAGTTAGCGATCCTGCGAATAATAAGAAACAGTTTCCCGGCGCCGACAAAAGACACGTTACCATGTACGGTAAGTCAAATAAACTATAGAGATTGTAGATTAATAGATTAATAGATGAGATGTATAACTCGTTATAATAAAACctatattttctgcaaatgTATCTTTGCATATTTTAGCATCGTTGGACGGCAGTCTTGGTTACATTTTACCAGTACCAGAGAAAACATATCGGAGATTACTTATGTTACAAAACGTCTTAGTAACACACATTTGTCATGTGGCGGGATTAAATCCAAAAGCGTATCGGTAAGTTTCAAGAATACTTGTAcagatacatattttaattaactttaatttttataatagaatatctAATCCTggtcttaaaattaaatttttttgcataaaataaaattgtgtgtgcgtgtgcgggCGTACGTGAGAGAGTGTATAAGTGCGCGCATGCATTGCATGCGTAAAGTTATTGGATTTGTTTTAATCAAAAgtattaacatattaaatgttttcctTAATTTAGCACATACAAGAGTTACGTACGGAATCAAGGTAATCCAGCAAGAGGTATCATCGACGGTGATTTGGTTTGGCGTTATCTTTTCTTACCCAATAATGAGAAAGCAGACGTAGCTAAAAAAATTGGAACACGCGTTCAAGAGATTATTGAAGACATTACAGAAATCGATCGACAAACTgcgcatttttaattatagctatatcatatttaaataaagcttttattatttttgtaccaCCTAAAAATAGCGCAAGAGAGATAAACTCTCTATgctctatttttatatgtaacatatatgttacaaaatgtCAAATACAATTAgtagtatgtaaaatattttgtagtaTTACTGTATGCACAATTTGCATATCCTGAAATATCCTTAAAAAGACGTTGTAAAAACGTCCTAAGAACTACTATCCGAAGCTCGGAGCTCACATGTGCATACGTGGCTTGCGC
This genomic window from Linepithema humile isolate Giens D197 chromosome 5, Lhum_UNIL_v1.0, whole genome shotgun sequence contains:
- the Cpsf160 gene encoding cleavage and polyadenylation specificity factor subunit 1 isoform X1, yielding MYSICKNTHPATGVEHAITCYFFNRTEKCLVVAGANIIRVFRLIPDVDMTRKEKYTEIRPPKMKLECLAQYTLHGNVMSMQAVHLIGSQRDSLLLSFRDAKLSVVEYDQDVHDLRTVSLHYFEEEEIRDGWTNHHHIPIVRVDPEGRCAVMLIYGRKLVVLPFRKDPSLDDGDLLDTVKLTSSSKTPILSSYMIILKTLEEKMDNVIDLQFLHGYYEPTLLILYEPVRTFSGRIAVRQDTCAMVAISLNIQQRVHPIIWSVSNLPFDCYQAVSVKKPLGGTLIMAVNSLIYLNQSIPPYGVSLNSLADTSTNFPLKPQEGVKMSLEGAQVAFISVDRLVISLKSGELYVLSLFADSMRSVRGFHFDKAAASVLTSCVCMCEDNYLFLGSRLGNSLLLRFTEKEPETLKNLTDDGITIEENESEETPAKKVKQDFLGDWMASDVLDIKDPEELEVYGSETHTSIQITSYIFEVCDSLLNIGPCGNISMGEPAFLSEEFLHNQDPDVELVTTSGYGKNGALCVLQRSIRPQVVTTFELPGYVDMWTVIGTLNSDEQIKTEAEGSHAFLILSQEDSTMILQTGQEINEVDQSGFSTQGSTVFAGNLGANRYIVQVTQMGVRLLQGIEQVQHMPIDLGCPIVHASCADPYVALLSEDGQVMLLTLREIRGTARLHAQTANLLFRPQIEALCAYRDVSGIFTTQLPENTDDEQAEEEHNIEEPSILGNIDNEDDLLYGDAPAFQMPVPSHSKTSDVTIKKAPWWQRHLQEIKSTYWLLVYRDSGTLEIYSLPDLRLSYLIRNFGFGQYVLHDSMESTTLQSAPVNEIPNPELQVREILMVALGHHGSRPMLLVRLDSELQIYQAYRYPKGHLKLRFKKLDHGIIPGHLSPKPKEEDVSTNTSSTHICVMRYFSNIAGYNGVFICSDYPHWIFLTGRGELRIHPMGIDGSVTSFAAFNNINCPQGFLYFNRKEEKCGEKEVEIEELRICVLPTHLSYDAPWPVRKVPLRCTPHFVTYHLESKTYCVITSIAEPLKSYYRFNGEDKEFTEEERPERFLYPSQEQFSIVLFSPVSWETIPNTKIELDQWEHVTCLKNVSLAYEGTRSGLKGYIVLGTNYNYGEDITSRGRILIFDIIEVVPEPGQPLTKNRFKQIYAKEQKGPITAITQVSGFLVSAVGQKIYIWQLKDNDLVGVAFIDTQIYIHQMLSIKSLILIADVYKSISLLRFQEEYRTLSLVSRDFRPAEVYTIEYLIDNTNLGFVVADGESNLALFMYQPESRESLGGQKLIRKADFHLGQKVNTFFRIRCRVSDPANNKKQFPGADKRHVTMYASLDGSLGYILPVPEKTYRRLLMLQNVLVTHICHVAGLNPKAYRTYKSYVRNQGNPARGIIDGDLVWRYLFLPNNEKADVAKKIGTRVQEIIEDITEIDRQTAHF
- the Cpsf160 gene encoding cleavage and polyadenylation specificity factor subunit 1 isoform X2, encoding MYSICKNTHPATGVEHAITCYFFNRTEKCLVVAGANIIRVFRLIPDVDMTRKEKYTEIRPPKMKLECLAQYTLHGNVMSMQAVHLIGSQRDSLLLSFRDAKLSVVEYDQDVHDLRTVSLHYFEEEEIRDGWTNHHHIPIVRVDPEGRCAVMLIYGRKLVVLPFRKDPSLDDGDLLDTVKLTSSSKTPILSSYMIILKTLEEKMDNVIDLQFLHGYYEPTLLILYEPVRTFSGRIAVRQDTCAMVAISLNIQQRVHPIIWSVSNLPFDCYQAVSVKKPLGGTLIMAVNSLIYLNQSIPPYGVSLNSLADTSTNFPLKPQEGVKMSLEGAQVAFISVDRLVISLKSGELYVLSLFADSMRSVRGFHFDKAAASVLTSCVCMCEDNYLFLGSRLGNSLLLRFTEKEPETLKNLTDDGITIEENESEETPAKKVKQDFLGDWMASDVLDIKDPEELEVYGSETHTSIQITSYIFEVCDSLLNIGPCGNISMGEPAFLSEEFLHNQDPDVELVTTSGYGKNGALCVLQRSIRPQVVTTFELPGYVDMWTVIGTLNSDEQIKTEAEGSHAFLILSQEDSTMILQTGQEINEVDQSGFSTQGSTVFAGNLGANRYIVQVTQMGVRLLQGIEQVQHMPIDLGCPIVHASCADPYVALLSEDGQVMLLTLREIRGTARLHAQTANLLFRPQIEALCAYRDVSGIFTTQLPENTDDEQAEEEHNIEEPSILGNIDNEDDLLYGDAPAFQMPVPSHSKTSDVTIKKAPWWQRHLQEIKSTYWLLVYRDSGTLEIYSLPDLRLSYLIRNFGFGQYVLHDSMESTTLQSAPVNEIPNPELQVREILMVALGHHGSRPMLLVRLDSELQIYQAYRYPKGHLKLRFKKLDHGIIPGHLSPKPKEEDVSTNTSSTHICVMRYFSNIAGYNGVFICSDYPHWIFLTGRGELRIHPMGIDGSVTSFAAFNNINCPQGFLYFNRKEELRICVLPTHLSYDAPWPVRKVPLRCTPHFVTYHLESKTYCVITSIAEPLKSYYRFNGEDKEFTEEERPERFLYPSQEQFSIVLFSPVSWETIPNTKIELDQWEHVTCLKNVSLAYEGTRSGLKGYIVLGTNYNYGEDITSRGRILIFDIIEVVPEPGQPLTKNRFKQIYAKEQKGPITAITQVSGFLVSAVGQKIYIWQLKDNDLVGVAFIDTQIYIHQMLSIKSLILIADVYKSISLLRFQEEYRTLSLVSRDFRPAEVYTIEYLIDNTNLGFVVADGESNLALFMYQPESRESLGGQKLIRKADFHLGQKVNTFFRIRCRVSDPANNKKQFPGADKRHVTMYASLDGSLGYILPVPEKTYRRLLMLQNVLVTHICHVAGLNPKAYRTYKSYVRNQGNPARGIIDGDLVWRYLFLPNNEKADVAKKIGTRVQEIIEDITEIDRQTAHF